A single Aspergillus chevalieri M1 DNA, chromosome 3, nearly complete sequence DNA region contains:
- a CDS encoding uncharacterized protein (COG:S;~EggNog:ENOG410PXJQ) produces the protein MSELNNIDSVATPKQGEFKPGVQPTNAPMEHGGHKPGVKASPGDYASEFHAETYPPGTAPASNSYTPNTVNESGSQANNPNVERGHGKEAVKTPAGNTLKGSTSQDVYTGLGHPGSGQTSSELRHNGQSHRKHGGGGLEGVGASRLPGYERNLPDQRGLERDQARGGQHGNKGTLGAEDIQPEPAETLASEWKYEPGTKRS, from the exons ATGAGCGAACTTAACAACATCGACTCCGTCGCTACCCCCAAGCAGGGCGAGTTCAAGCCCGGTGTCCAGCCTACCAACGCCCCCATGGAGCACGGCGGT CACAAACCTGGCGTCAAGGCATCTCCCGGCGACTACGCCTCCGAATTCCATGCCGAGACATATCCCCCTGGCACCGCTCCCGCCAGCAACTCCTACACCCCCAACACCGTCAATGAATCCGGCAGCCAGGCAAATAACCCCAATGTCGAGCGCGGCCACGGCAAGGAGGCCGTCAAGACCCCCGCAGGTAACACTCTGAAGGGATCCACGTCGCAGGACGTCTACACCGGTCTTGGTCACCCTGGTTCTGGCCAGACCAGCAGCGAGCTCAGACATAATGGCCAGTCCCACCGTAAGCACGGCGGTGGTGGTCTGGAGGGTGTGGGTGCTAGCAGACTGCCCGGCTATGAGCGTAATCTTCCCGACCAGCGGGGTCTTGAGCGTGACCAGGCCCGTGGCGGCCAGCATGGTAACAAGGGGACCCTTGGTGCGGAAGATATCCAGCCTGAACCTGCTGAGACGCTGGCTTCGGAGTGGAAGTACGAGCCCGGCACGAAGCGGAGCTGA
- the GPI3 gene encoding phosphatidylinositol N-acetylglucosaminyltransferase subunit A/GPI3 (BUSCO:EOG09262TO9;~CAZy:GT4;~COG:M;~EggNog:ENOG410PG2V;~InterPro:IPR001296,IPR013234;~PFAM:PF13477,PF00534,PF13439,PF08288,PF13579, PF13692;~TransMembrane:1 (o435-454i);~go_process: GO:0006506 - GPI anchor biosynthetic process [Evidence IEA]): MPYNIAMVSDFFFPQPGGVESHIYQLSTKLIDRGHKVIIITHAYKGRTGVRYLTNGLKVYHVPFFVIYRESAMPTVFSFFPIFRNIVIREQIQIVHGHASLSCFCHEAILHARTMGLRTVFTDHSLFGFADAGSILTNKLLKFTLSDVDHVICVSHTCKENTVLRASLDPLMVSVIPNAVVAENFCPLSYAPRANDREHGTLSELRPQPKPIGPNDIITIVVISRLFYNKGTDLLIAAIPRILASHPNVRFIIAGSGPKAIDLEQMLERNVLQDKVEMLGSVRHEEVRDVMVRGHIYLHPSLTEAFGTVIVEAASCGLYVVCTRVGGIPEVLPQHMTTFAKPEEDDLVMATGKAIGALRSNKVRTDRFHDQVKMMYSWTDVARRTERVYGGICGDISPEEFYGYYPGQGWEASGDRVRSFALIDRLKRYYGCGVWAGKLFCLCVVIDFLLYVFLEMWFPRANIDIARSWPKKLNQQEEKLKARTNRDPGTTS, encoded by the exons ATGCCGTATAACATTGC TATGGTTAGcgatttcttcttccctcaaCCAG GGGGAGTTGAAAGTCACATCTACCAGTTGTCGACC AAACTTATCGATCGCGGACATaaagtcatcatcatcacccatGCGTACAAAGGACGGACCGGAGTTCGATATCTCACCAATGGCCTCAAAGTCTACCATGTCCCGTTCTTTGTCATATACCGCGAGTCGGCCATGCCCACGGTGTTCTCCTTTTTCCCCATCTTCCGGAATATCGTCATTCGCGAACAGATTCAGATTGTACATGGGCACGCTAGCCTGAGCTGTTTCTGCCATGAAGCTATCCTACATGCGCGGACCATGGGATTGCGAACGGTGTTTACAGACCATTCGCTGTTTGGGTTTGCTGATGCGGGATCGATCCTTACGAATAAGCTCCTGAAATTCACCCTGAGTGATGTTGACCATGTAATATGCGTCAGTCATACATG CAAGGAAAACACCGTCCTCCGAGCATCCCTAGATCCCCTAATGGTTTCTGTGATTCCAAATGCAGTAGTTGCGGAAAACTTCTGTCCGTTATCATACGCACCTCGCGCAAACGACCGAGAACACGGGACACTATCAGAATTACGACCGCAGCCAAAACCGATTGGACCGAACGATATAATCACGATCGTGGTGATTTCGCGTCTTTTCTACAATAAGGGAACAGACCTTTTGATCGCCGCTATTCCACGTATTCTCGCTTCCCATCCGAATGTGCGCTTTATCATCGCCGGCTCAGGACCCAAGGCCATTGACCTAGAGCAAATGCTGGAAAGGAATGTACTCCAGGATAAAGTGGAAATGCTGGGTTCCGTTCGACACGAAGAAGTTCGCGATGTCATGGTCCGCGGCCACATATATCTCCATCCCAGTTTAACGGAAGCTTTCGGCACTGTGATTGTGGAAGCTGCCAGCTGTGGACTGTACGTGGTGTGCACCCGTGTCGGTGGTATTCCCGAAGTGCTTCCTCAACACATGACAACCTTTGCGAAGCCAGAAGAAGATGATTTAGTCATGGCGACTGGAAAGGCGATCGGTGCATTGCGCTCGAATAAAGTACGCACTGATCGATTccacgaccaagtcaaaatgATGTATTCCTGGACCGATGTTGCACGGCGGACGGAGCGAGTCTATGGGGGCATCTGCGGGGATATCAGCCCGGAAGAGTTTTACGGCTACTATCCCGGACAAGGCTGGGAAGCTAGCGGGGATAGAGTGCGAAGCTTTGCCTTGATCGATCGGCTTAAGCGTTACTATGGCTGTGGAGTGTGGGCAGGCAAGCTTTTCTGTCTGTGCGTTGTCATTGACTTCCTACTTTACGTCTTCCTTGAAATGTGGTTTCCGCGGGCAAACATCGACATTGCTCGCAGCTGGCCGAAGAAGCTGAACCAGCAAGAAGAGAAGCTCAAAGCTCGGACCAATCGTGATCCTGGAACTACTTCCTGA
- the ARL3 gene encoding ADP-ribosylation factor family protein (COG:U;~EggNog:ENOG410PJ7U;~InterPro:IPR027417,IPR006689;~PFAM:PF04670,PF00025,PF08477,PF01926;~go_function: GO:0005525 - GTP binding [Evidence IEA]) yields the protein MYHLAKSLYLYATSKEEYSVLLLGLDNAGKTTLLSQIKALYQPRPEGAPAPNPGKTVPTVGQNVANISLPDMYLKIWDVGGQISMRGLWQSYYTSCHAIIFVVDSADVGQDPDISRLFPTGRRPSSSEATQNFTEQMVGINAPGSDFGRLEECREVLESVLQHSDVAGVPILVLANKQDREDCVEVVRIKEGFVRKVFEGEKGTDVRDSRVLPVSALMGTGVQEAVEWVQSRVKWNKEGRPPVMK from the exons ATGTACCATCTGGCCAAATCGCTGTATCTCTACGCGACCAGCAAAGAGG AATACTCCGTTCTCCTCCTCGGGCTCGACAACGCCGGTAAAACCACACTTCTCTCACAGATAAAGGCCCTCTACCAGCCCCGTCCCGAAGGTGCCCCGGCCCCCAACCCAGGCAAAACCGTCCCGACCGTCGGCCAGAATGTCGCGAATATCTCGTTACCGGATATGTACCTGAAGATCTGGGATGTGGGGGGACAAATATCCATGCGCGGTCTCTGGCAGAGCTACTACACCAGCTGCCACGCGATCATCTTCGTGGTAGATAGTGCGGACGTCGGACAGGATCCGGATATCTCTCGACTGTTTCCTACGGGTCGACGACCTAGTTCGTCCGAGGCTACCCAGAATTTCACCGAGCAGATGGTGGGGATTAATGCGCCCGGGAGCGACTTTGGGCGGTTAGAAGAGTGTCGGGAGGTCCTGGAGTCGGTGTTACAGCATTCTGATGTCGCGGGGGTGCCGATATTGGTTTTGGCGAATAAGCAGGATCGGGAGGATTGTGTGGAGGTTGTTCGCATCAAGGAGGGGTTCGTTCGGAAGGTGTTTGAGGGTGAGAAGGGAACCGACGTGCGGGATAGTCGCGTGCTTCCGGTGAGTGCATTGATGGGAACTGGTGTTCAAGAAGCGGTGGAATGGGTACAGAGTCGAGTGAAGTGGAATAAGGAAGGGAGGCCGCCGGTAATGAAGTGA
- the DBP6 gene encoding putative ATP-dependent RNA helicase DBP6 (BUSCO:EOG09261EM7;~COG:A;~EggNog:ENOG410PIR2;~InterPro:IPR027417,IPR001650,IPR014014,IPR014001, IPR011545,IPR000629;~PFAM:PF04851,PF00270,PF00271;~go_function: GO:0003676 - nucleic acid binding [Evidence IEA];~go_function: GO:0004386 - helicase activity [Evidence IEA];~go_function: GO:0005524 - ATP binding [Evidence IEA]) → MAKDQSARHDPPTNESNRPQSAKKSHKRKRDLDGTSVDSSTSTPIKKSKKDKSSLSTPDSHKKKRSKKERKSEDKTDDQEDATRKESAVPERSSEEGSPNAGDSKSETKRKSKSSKRRNSKGHNEGGEIAGDISEETEEAEAANDSEEDTPQAQKNKYSGVLSKFERSAKVKEAAKAKKGITEESKPEVTTAEPVVAQGLEPLPQPEAALEEEELPTYSTLPSWLANPLRTSADAKAKFSDLGIKPDLLRILEEHGYKDAFAVQSTVIPLLLPGPKEHSGDLCISAATGSGKTLSYVLPLVTNLEHIPAPRLRGLIVVPTRELVKQAREACELCTAGSGLQIGSAVGNVAIKDEQQLLMRVDQVYGPESFKSRQQFKFTADDWANFNMQDYISEAADLNESLPGYLHKPEPNVDILICTPGRLVDHLRYTKGFTLKHLQWLVIDEADRLLNESFQEWVDVVMNSLDARKSPDTFGFSGRLMSDLGLPIENKDPRKVVLSATMTRDISKLNSLRLTNPKLAVIGSADRVAGDEDVALTDDQFNLPSTLKEYSVSVGDGAQKPLYLLRLLRSRIGLGSSTRSARAVQADDASSDDDTSSDDTSSDESSSEDSDSDSDSDSESESESSEATSSSESESDSNSDSDSDSSSGSEKEEPAKAAPKPDPSRTTVLIFTKSSESASRLSRLLGLLDPSLASQVGTIIKSNKSSASRKTLTAFRRGKISVIVATDRASRGLDLPSLTHVVNYDVPPSITTYIHRVGRTARAGKDGSAWTLFAHREGRWFTNEIARGSDGKITRASKVERVNMKLEDMADAKSRYGAALDELEKEVRTGGKVKSSKSKA, encoded by the coding sequence ATGGCAAAGGACCAATCTGCACGTCATGATCCTCCTACAAATGAGTCGAACAGGCCGCAGAGCGCAAAGAAATCGCataagagaaagagagaccTAGATGGCACCTCCGTCGATAGCTCGACATCCACGCCGatcaagaagtccaagaaAGACAAGAGCTCCCTCTCGACCCCAGACTCTCATAAAAAGAAGCGATCGAAGAAAGAGCGCAAATCCGAAGATAAGACCGATGATCAAGAGGATGCGACCCGGAAAGAAAGTGCTGTCCCGGAGAGGAGCAGCGAAGAGGGTTCTCCAAACGCAGGCGACAGCAAATCTGAGACCAAGAGGAAGTCGAAGAGTTCAAAGCGACGAAATTCCAAGGGACATAATGAGGGGGGTGAGATTGCTGGAGATATAAGTGAGGAGACCGAGGAAGCTGAGGCGGCGAATGACAGCGAGGAGGACACACCGCAAGCTCAGAAGAACAAGTACTCCGGTGTTCTATCCAAATTCGAGAGATCTGCGAAGGTGaaagaagcagcaaaggcaaagaaggGAATCACGGAGGAATCAAAACCGGAAGTGACAACAGCAGAACCTGTAGTGGCACAAGGTTTGGAGCCATTGCCCCAGCCAGAGGCCGCgcttgaagaagaggaactgCCAACCTATTCAACTCTTCCTAGTTGGTTGGCAAACCCCCTGCGAACCTCAGCGGATGCAAAAGCGAAATTCTCCGATCTTGGCATCAAACCCGATCTTTTACGCATTCTTGAAGAGCACGGATACAAAGATGCATTTGCAGTGCAATCCACTGTTATTCCGTTGCTTTTGCCTGGACCAAAGGAGCACTCGGGCGACCTGTGTATTTCAGCCGCGACTGGTTCCGGAAAGACGTTGTCCTATGTCCTTCCGCTGGTTACCAACTTGGAACATATTCCCGCTCCAAGACTGAGAGGTCTTATCGTCGTGCCTACTCGAGAATTGGTTAAGCAAGCTAGGGAGGCTTGTGAGCTATGCACCGCGGGCtctggcttacagattggGTCAGCGGTGGGCAATGTCGCCATCAAAGACGAGCAGCAGCTATTGATGCGTGTCGATCAAGTTTACGGTCCTGAGTCTTTCAAGTCGCGACAGCAGTTCAAATTCACCGCAGATGATTGGGCGAATTTCAACATGCAGGATTATATCTCCGAAGCAGCAGACCTTAACGAGTCTTTACCCGGCTACCTACACAAACCCGAACCCAATGTCGACATCCTTATTTGTACGCCAGGTCGTCTTGTCGACCATCTTCGCTACACGAAGGGCTTTACTTTGAAGCATCTCCAGTGGCTTGTGATTGATGAGGCTGATCGACTACTGAATGAGAGTTTCCAGGAATGGGTCGATGTTGTGATGAATTCTCTGGATGCGAGAAAATCTCCTGATACTTTCGGATTCAGTGGAAGACTCATGTCGGATCTTGGGCTTCCTATCGAGAACAAGGATCCCAGGAAGGTTGTTCTTAGTGCCACAATGACCAGGGACATCTCGAAGCTGAACTCCCTGCGCTTGACCAACCCTAAGTTGGCTGTCATTGGGTCAGCTGACCGTGTAGCCGGGGATGAGGACGTGGCTCTTACAGACGATCAGTTTAATCTGCCATCAACACTCAAGGAGTACTCTGTCTCGGTTGGGGACGGTGCGCAGAAACCACTTTATCTTCTGCGCCTTTTGCGTTCTCGTATTGGTCTTGGTTCAAGCACAAGATCTGCCCGCGCTGTGCAGGCAGATGACGCCAGTTCTGACGATGACACAAGTTCTGATGATACAAGCTCCGATGAATCGTCCTCGGAGGATTCCGATTCGGATTCCGACTCGGACTCTGAATCTGAATCTGAGTCCTCAGAAGCGACTTCATCGTCCGAATCTGAATCGGACTCGAATTCAGACTCGGACTCTGATAGCTCATCCGGCTCCGAAAAGGAGGAACCTGCCAAGGCCGCACCGAAACCCGACCCTTCGCGGACGACAGTCCTTATCTTCACCAAGTCCTCTGAATCAGCATCTCGACTTTCTCGCTTGCTTGGTCTGCTCGATCCTTCTCTGGCTAGCCAGGTGGGAACTATCATCAAATCGAACAAGTCATCCGCCTCCCGCAAGACCCTCACAGCCTTCCGCCGTGGCAAGATCTCTGTCATTGTTGCGACCGATCGTGCCTCGCGTGGTCTCGACCTGCCATCACTGACCCACGTCGTCAACTACGACGTTCCCCCTAGCATTACTACCTACATCCACCGTGTTGGCCGTACCGCGCGTGCCGGCAAGGATGGATCAGCATGGACACTCTTCGCACACAGAGAAGGGAGATGGTTTACCAACGAGATTGCCAGAGGTTCTGATGGCAAAATCACCAGAGCTTCAAAGGTAGAACGGGTGAACATGAAGCTTGAAGATATGGCCGATGCCAAGTCGCGCTACGGCGCCGCCTTGGACGAACTCGAGAAAGAGGTCAGAACGGGTGGGAAGGTGAAGTCCTCCAAGTCAAAAGCATGA
- a CDS encoding uncharacterized protein (COG:T;~EggNog:ENOG410PKH4;~InterPro:IPR029729,IPR036188,IPR029731), with protein sequence MSRTECNGRPKAQNLPLMEVDTVIVGNGPAAMILSYILHGHIPHYSANPPHPDPLLHAKLQDASPLLDLDVDTLTEHFAASRLSYSTQALPVNVLLDTLIRPSVDVEDAECTTNVEWRTVREKAVSHLVIGNAPQAGGQWVDNPMPASWDIQTLSYAAMLSLPVYCYARHYHKVTGKELPAFTRPTRREITEYLREYPKAVGIDDVFRFHETVSGVSRTADGFYIASHNIRCKHLVLASGIFSEVIQPLPMLNPLVSLEPIPEIPLLVVGSGFSAADAIISAPNNQKILHVFKWDPENRPSPLRGCHQHAYPEYAGVYRLMRRAAVAATPTAKRNKRVTSSSFLESRSWDRVYEGQPNAEITAVEMKEDHATVTFRRPTGETFTHKVRGLVYATGRRGTLNYLDHDLLSEVLGPNDGAETNPVISSQSLRGKAFENLEVARDVYIIGSLTGDSLIRFAYGGCVQTAGRLIGASTGESEGTRTPSGSVSFRPRAALPVMNGIDGHHIYPHEHPPTPLDKDNNHYSVSAAAKKVGLGG encoded by the exons ATGTCTCGGACAGAATGTAATGGGCGGCCGAAGGCTCAGAATCTGCCTTTAATGGAGGTTGATACCGTGATCGTGG GGAATGGGCCCGCGGCCATGATCCTGTCTTACATTCTCCATGGACACATCCCGCATTACTCGGCGAATCCCCCGCATCCAGACCCTCTACTCCATGCGAAGCTGCAGGATGCATCCCCATTACTTGACCTCGATGTCGATACCTTGACGGAACACTTTGCGGCGTCGCGACTTTCCTACTCCACCCAGGCACTTCCCGTTAATGTCCTGCTCGACACCCTCATCCGTCCTAGCGTTGATGTGGAAGATGCGGAGTGTACTACAAACGTTGAATGGAGAACTGTGCGTGAAAAGGCTGTTTCACACTTGGTGATTGGCAATGCGCCGCAGGCAGGTGGGCAGTGGGTGGACAATCCCATGCCTGCGAGCTGGGATATTCAGACCTTGAGTTATGCGGCTATGTTGTCGCTGCCGGTATATTGTTATGCGCGACACTATCACAAAGTGACTGGAAAAGAACTGCCTGCGTTCACTCGCCCGACGCGGCGTGAGATCACGGAGTATCTACGCGAATACCCAAAGGCCGTTGGAATCGACGATGTCTTCCGATTCCATGAAACAGTATCCGGTGTTTCTAGAACAGCGGACGGCTTTTACATCGCCTCTCATAATATCCGCTGCAAACACTTGGTTTTGGCTAGCGGCATCTTTTCAGAAGTGATACAGCCCCTTCCGATGTTGAACCCGTTAGTGTCTCTTGAACCGATTCCTGAGATACCGCTTCTTGTCGTTGGTTCCGGATTTTCAGCGGCGGATGCGATTATTTCGGCTCCCAACAACCAAAAGATTCTGCATGTATTCAAATGGGATCCTGAGAATCGACCGTCACCCCTGCGCGGATGCCATCAACACGCATATCCCGAATACGCCGGTGTCTACCGGTTAATGAGACGAGCAGCGGTCGCTGCAACACCGACCGCAAAGCGAAACAAACGAGTAACTTCAAGCTCCTTCCTCGAAAGCCGATCTTGGGACCGAGTCTACGAGGGTCAACCTAATGCTGAAATTACTGCTGTCGAGATGAAGGAAGACCACGCCACTGTGACCTTCCGTCGACCAACCGGCGAGACATTCACGCACAAGGTGCGCGGTCTGGTATATGCTACTGGTCGGCGAGGTACCTTAAACTATCTTGACCATGATCTACTTTCCGAAGTACTCGGACCCAACGACGGGGCTGAAACAAATCCCGTCATATCCAGCCAGTCGCTACGCGGCAAAGCCTTCGAGAACTTGGAAGTTGCTCGCGATGTATATATCATCGGCAGCTTGACTGGCGATTCGCTCATCCGCTTCGCCTACGGAGGCTGCGTACAGACAGCAGGTCGATTAATTGGAGCATCTACCGGAGAAAGCGAAGGCACAAGAACACCTAGTGGTTCAGTGTCGTTCAGGCC